From the Halalkalicoccus sp. CGA53 genome, one window contains:
- a CDS encoding AI-2E family transporter produces the protein MNVSKAFLVLLVLAVTYVSALLVEPFLQFVLAAVLLAYVLFPLHRRLEPRVGSAISALVLVVGATLAVAVPLVVLVAYVAAEAIDLAGDIDEGDVELQALEEGIEDLTGFDVNLAETVSGSVETVVELAFGSATDVFASFVHTLIGLGLAAFILFYLLKDGAALMDWLRDRLPLPPTVIEDLLDGVSEITWAVLVGHVAVAVIQGVIAGVGLFATGVPNVAFFTALMIILALIPAIGTFVIWAPAAAWLVWTGEPVLGGALFVYGTVVVGISDEFLRPLIVGRADVSPSVIIVGVIGGLYLMGFIGLFFGPIVVASLKVVVETFDEHYDSLELLST, from the coding sequence ATGAACGTGAGCAAGGCGTTTCTGGTTCTGCTCGTCCTGGCGGTCACGTACGTCTCGGCACTGCTCGTCGAGCCGTTCCTCCAGTTCGTCCTCGCCGCGGTGTTGCTCGCGTACGTCCTCTTCCCGCTCCACCGGCGGCTCGAGCCGCGAGTCGGGAGCGCCATCTCCGCGCTCGTCCTCGTCGTCGGGGCGACGCTCGCGGTCGCCGTTCCGCTGGTCGTGCTCGTGGCGTACGTCGCGGCCGAGGCGATCGACCTCGCGGGGGACATCGACGAGGGCGACGTCGAACTCCAGGCGCTCGAGGAGGGGATCGAGGACCTGACCGGCTTCGACGTGAATCTCGCGGAGACGGTCTCCGGATCGGTCGAGACCGTCGTGGAACTCGCCTTCGGGAGCGCGACCGACGTCTTCGCCTCGTTCGTTCACACGCTGATCGGCCTCGGCCTCGCCGCGTTCATCCTCTTCTACCTGCTGAAAGACGGGGCGGCGCTGATGGACTGGCTCAGGGACAGGCTGCCGCTCCCGCCGACCGTGATCGAGGACCTGCTCGACGGGGTCTCGGAGATCACGTGGGCCGTGCTCGTTGGCCACGTCGCGGTCGCCGTGATCCAGGGTGTGATCGCCGGCGTCGGCCTGTTCGCGACGGGCGTCCCGAACGTCGCCTTCTTCACCGCCCTCATGATCATCCTCGCGCTGATCCCCGCGATCGGCACGTTCGTGATCTGGGCGCCGGCCGCCGCGTGGCTCGTCTGGACCGGCGAGCCGGTCCTGGGCGGTGCGCTGTTCGTCTACGGCACGGTCGTCGTCGGCATCTCCGACGAGTTCCTCCGCCCGCTGATCGTGGGCCGGGCGGACGTGAGCCCGAGCGTCATCATCGTCGGCGTGATCGGCGGGCTCTACCTGATGGGCTTCATCGGGCTCTTCTTCGGCCCGATCGTCGTCGCCTCGCTCAAGGTGGTCGTCGAGACGTTCGACGAGCACTACGACAGCCTGGAGCTGTTGAGCACCTGA
- a CDS encoding NAD-binding protein codes for MGWLRRRGFSGTRLTVGLVSAVAVLSIGTGVANIGQEVFQTTLLDLDLVPRWIQQTAGFTGAMTGFLMLAGAYGLHSRLRIGWYMSIVLLPMTAFQGLVQSSPASVPLVLLSLLAIPNVWATRRAYRRSIDLTTAQIAAGLALVGSLAYGTFGTYALREEFDGVETLLDAFYFTLVTASTVGFGDATASPEAQGARLFALSVLLVGTSSFAVALGALLGPAIQARFTTALGKMTDTDLDSLDDHVLVLGYGDLTEPIVQDLDGRVPFVIVSRSDHEGLAERGYPRLRADPSEDDPLLRAGLERARAVVVATESDAQDALCILTARHLNPEVHIVSAATDRNNVAKLERAGADVVISPATIGGRLLARSALDGDDAEVAADHLLREL; via the coding sequence ATGGGCTGGCTTCGGCGACGGGGGTTCTCCGGTACGCGGCTGACCGTCGGGCTCGTCTCGGCGGTCGCGGTGCTCTCGATCGGTACCGGCGTCGCGAACATCGGCCAGGAGGTCTTCCAGACGACGCTGCTCGACCTCGACCTCGTTCCGAGGTGGATTCAACAGACTGCGGGGTTCACCGGCGCGATGACGGGATTTCTCATGTTGGCGGGTGCCTACGGCCTTCACAGCCGCCTCCGGATCGGCTGGTACATGTCCATCGTCCTCCTCCCGATGACGGCGTTCCAGGGGCTCGTCCAGTCGAGTCCGGCCTCGGTCCCCCTCGTACTGCTCTCGCTGCTCGCGATCCCGAACGTCTGGGCGACCCGGAGGGCGTACCGACGGTCGATCGATCTGACCACTGCCCAGATCGCGGCGGGCCTCGCGCTCGTCGGATCGCTCGCCTACGGGACGTTCGGCACCTACGCGCTCAGAGAGGAGTTCGACGGGGTCGAGACGCTGCTCGACGCCTTCTACTTCACGCTCGTCACCGCGAGCACCGTCGGGTTCGGCGACGCGACGGCGAGCCCCGAGGCACAGGGCGCGCGCCTGTTCGCGCTCTCGGTGCTCTTAGTGGGTACCTCCAGCTTCGCGGTCGCCCTCGGCGCGCTGCTCGGTCCGGCGATACAGGCACGGTTCACCACGGCACTCGGAAAGATGACAGACACAGACCTCGACTCGCTCGACGACCACGTACTGGTGCTCGGCTACGGCGACCTCACTGAACCGATCGTACAGGACCTCGACGGACGGGTCCCGTTCGTCATCGTCTCCCGGAGCGATCACGAGGGGCTCGCAGAGCGTGGCTACCCCCGACTTCGGGCCGATCCCTCCGAGGACGACCCGCTGCTCCGTGCCGGGCTGGAGCGCGCTCGGGCGGTCGTCGTCGCGACGGAGAGCGACGCACAGGACGCGCTGTGTATCCTCACCGCGCGTCACCTCAATCCGGAGGTCCACATCGTCTCGGCCGCCACGGACCGGAACAACGTCGCGAAGCTCGAACGCGCCGGCGCGGACGTGGTGATCAGCCCCGCGACGATCGGCGGCCGACTGCTCGCGCGGTCGGCGCTCGACGGCGACGACGCCGAGGTGGCCGCGGACCACCTCTTGCGGGAGCTGTAG
- a CDS encoding cation:proton antiporter domain-containing protein, protein MSELLTALALIFVVAGALLIVANHFSLPTVPFLLLAGLIAGPFIDPALLLELAQWGIAFLVFVFGVHLDLRSIGTLVREAEVVAGIGLLVVGVLGFAVGIALGYDELNALYFSITAALSSTIVGAGLLQEEIRENLVYGRLAQSIHFVQDLVAIVLVLMLSADAFTPDAISAGLGYGVMFLAVAYVINAHLFTPVSRLADGSQELLMIGSISILIAFLAAAELAGISIVVGAFAAGLAIERDFTRNLGMLNGIESIKDFFVAVFFVTIGALVLIETPDLTVLATAGMLILITALVKPAVTLATILWEGYESRTATLTSVSLDQVSEFALIIAIEAFVIGLMAPELFQAVILAAAVTMVTATYTRRHDDRIHDLVLRVGFRSPHVKTDERSRVDETLSGHVVIVGYGRQARRLVETVEAGSVPYVVIENDPGMLSPLQRNCRNFVFGDAMSEYTWEKARVSEASLVVSTASQPRLSERVLSLEADADVILRARTVGEASALVERGALYVNVPDLLAADSLLDHVREVTEEPAARERLRRRHLDELLEFDRMGFASMSEEIKR, encoded by the coding sequence ATGAGTGAGCTTCTCACCGCGCTCGCGCTCATCTTCGTCGTCGCGGGAGCTCTGTTGATCGTCGCGAACCACTTCTCGCTCCCGACGGTGCCGTTTCTCCTTCTGGCGGGGCTGATCGCCGGTCCGTTCATCGACCCTGCCCTGCTGCTCGAACTCGCGCAGTGGGGGATCGCCTTCCTCGTCTTCGTCTTCGGCGTCCATCTCGACCTGCGCTCGATCGGGACGCTGGTGCGCGAGGCGGAGGTCGTCGCGGGGATCGGGCTGCTCGTCGTCGGCGTGCTCGGCTTCGCCGTCGGCATCGCGCTCGGCTACGACGAGTTGAACGCGCTCTACTTCTCGATTACCGCCGCGCTGAGTTCGACGATCGTCGGCGCGGGTCTCCTCCAGGAGGAGATCCGGGAGAACCTCGTCTACGGCCGGCTCGCCCAGTCGATCCACTTCGTTCAGGACCTCGTCGCCATCGTGCTCGTGTTGATGCTGAGCGCGGACGCCTTCACTCCCGACGCGATCAGCGCCGGCCTCGGCTACGGCGTGATGTTCCTCGCCGTCGCGTACGTGATCAACGCCCACCTCTTTACGCCGGTCTCGCGGCTCGCCGACGGCTCGCAGGAGCTGCTTATGATCGGGTCGATCTCGATCCTGATCGCCTTCCTCGCCGCGGCCGAACTCGCCGGAATCTCGATCGTCGTCGGGGCGTTCGCCGCGGGGCTGGCGATCGAGCGCGATTTCACCAGGAACCTCGGGATGCTCAACGGGATCGAGTCGATCAAGGACTTCTTCGTCGCGGTCTTCTTCGTCACGATCGGCGCGCTCGTGCTGATCGAGACGCCCGACCTCACTGTGCTCGCGACGGCGGGCATGCTGATCCTGATCACCGCGCTGGTCAAGCCGGCGGTCACCCTCGCGACGATTCTCTGGGAGGGCTACGAGAGCCGGACGGCGACGCTCACGAGCGTGAGCCTCGATCAGGTCAGCGAGTTCGCGCTCATCATCGCCATCGAGGCGTTCGTCATCGGCCTGATGGCACCCGAACTGTTCCAGGCGGTGATTCTCGCCGCGGCCGTCACGATGGTCACGGCCACCTACACCCGCAGACACGACGACCGGATCCACGACCTAGTGCTCCGGGTCGGCTTTCGCTCCCCTCACGTGAAGACCGACGAGCGGAGCCGGGTCGACGAGACGCTCTCGGGTCACGTCGTGATCGTCGGCTACGGCAGACAGGCACGACGGCTCGTCGAGACCGTCGAGGCAGGCTCGGTGCCCTACGTCGTCATCGAGAACGACCCCGGAATGCTCTCCCCGCTCCAGCGCAACTGCCGGAACTTCGTCTTCGGCGACGCGATGAGCGAGTACACCTGGGAGAAGGCCCGGGTCTCGGAGGCGTCGCTCGTCGTCTCGACGGCCAGCCAGCCACGGCTCTCCGAGCGCGTCCTCTCGCTCGAGGCAGACGCCGACGTGATCCTGCGCGCGCGCACGGTCGGGGAGGCGAGCGCGCTCGTAGAGCGTGGTGCGCTCTACGTGAACGTCCCCGACCTGCTCGCGGCCGACAGCCTCCTCGACCACGTCCGGGAGGTCACCGAGGAGCCCGCCGCCCGCGAGCGCCTCCGCAGGCGTCATCTCGACGAACTCCTGGAGTTCGACCGGATGGGCTTCGCCTCGATGAGCGAGGAGATAAAGCGGTGA
- a CDS encoding cation:proton antiporter — protein sequence MATEIALAADFAIIIVTATVIGFLAKQTGQPTIIAYILTGLILGPVFLDVVTEEGLVELMAELGLGFLLFLLGIKMRFDDIREILRPITNIAIWQTVLQTALAFGIAFALGFSMVETIIIALATVFGATPVIVKILTDKDEITALPGKIDVGVLIVQDIYLVFVLAMLSAGTLDSPSEIAITLVTITVLISFIGIFSLVSSRYVLPTLFRRIADNKDVFFIVALAWAFLFITVSEEFNLSVEVGAFLAGISLAQLPYSKELEERISPVTDFFILVFFASIGLRLAADDLLAYWVEAVIASVVLMVGNFWIMFYLIDRENFSVETSFIGSINMIQVSEFSLVVGGIAVAQGFVGNEILGYLSLMALLTMSVSVYIINFNHEIYERVAPWFERFESEEKRDVDLPEYRDHAVAIGYDEITRNALPLLEETFGEVVVIDRKTAHVEELEEAGYNAIYGDFRHTEIRKAAGLGRAKFVLSSSVQPEVNKALLSEVPEDATVFVEANWIADARDLYDLGAHYVLMSTHLTAERMSEYLERYLEDREAFVRIVAEDIRRIRRYEESVPDGRASLGPEEFGQGVSRDE from the coding sequence ATGGCCACAGAGATAGCGCTCGCCGCGGACTTCGCGATCATCATCGTCACGGCGACGGTGATCGGCTTTCTAGCGAAGCAGACCGGTCAGCCGACGATCATCGCCTACATCCTCACCGGGCTGATCCTCGGGCCCGTCTTCCTCGACGTCGTCACCGAGGAGGGTCTCGTCGAACTGATGGCCGAACTCGGCCTCGGCTTTCTCCTCTTCTTGCTCGGGATCAAGATGCGTTTCGACGACATCAGGGAGATCCTCCGGCCGATCACGAACATCGCGATCTGGCAGACGGTCCTCCAGACGGCGCTCGCGTTCGGTATCGCGTTCGCGCTGGGTTTCTCGATGGTCGAGACGATCATCATCGCGCTCGCGACGGTCTTCGGCGCGACGCCCGTGATCGTGAAGATCCTCACCGACAAGGACGAGATCACCGCGTTACCTGGGAAGATCGACGTCGGCGTGCTGATCGTCCAGGACATTTACTTAGTATTCGTCCTCGCGATGCTCTCGGCGGGCACGCTCGACAGCCCGAGCGAGATCGCCATCACGCTGGTAACGATCACCGTCCTCATCTCCTTCATCGGGATCTTCTCGCTCGTCTCCTCGCGGTACGTCCTCCCGACCCTGTTCCGGCGGATCGCCGACAACAAGGACGTCTTCTTCATCGTCGCGCTCGCGTGGGCGTTCCTCTTCATCACGGTCTCGGAGGAGTTCAACCTCTCCGTCGAGGTGGGCGCGTTCCTCGCGGGGATCAGCCTCGCACAGCTCCCCTACAGCAAGGAGTTGGAGGAGCGGATCAGCCCCGTCACCGACTTCTTCATCCTCGTCTTCTTCGCCTCGATCGGGCTTCGGCTCGCCGCAGACGACCTGCTGGCGTACTGGGTCGAAGCAGTGATCGCCTCCGTCGTCCTGATGGTCGGTAACTTCTGGATCATGTTCTACCTGATAGATAGAGAGAACTTCTCGGTCGAGACGTCCTTCATCGGCTCGATCAACATGATCCAGGTCAGCGAGTTCTCGCTGGTCGTCGGCGGGATCGCCGTCGCCCAGGGCTTCGTCGGCAACGAGATCCTCGGCTACCTGAGCCTGATGGCGCTCCTGACGATGAGCGTCTCCGTCTACATCATCAACTTCAACCACGAGATCTACGAACGGGTCGCACCCTGGTTCGAGCGGTTCGAGAGCGAGGAGAAACGCGACGTCGACCTCCCCGAGTACCGCGACCACGCGGTCGCGATCGGCTACGACGAGATCACGAGGAACGCGCTTCCCCTGCTCGAGGAGACGTTCGGCGAGGTGGTCGTCATCGACCGGAAGACCGCACACGTCGAGGAACTCGAAGAGGCTGGTTACAACGCTATCTACGGCGACTTCAGACACACCGAGATCCGGAAGGCCGCCGGACTGGGCCGGGCGAAGTTCGTCCTCAGCTCGTCGGTCCAGCCGGAGGTGAACAAGGCGCTGCTCTCGGAGGTGCCCGAGGATGCCACCGTGTTCGTCGAGGCGAACTGGATCGCCGACGCCCGCGACCTCTACGACCTCGGCGCACACTACGTGCTGATGAGCACCCACCTCACCGCCGAGCGGATGAGCGAGTACCTCGAGCGCTATCTCGAGGACCGAGAGGCGTTCGTTCGGATCGTCGCCGAGGACATCAGACGGATTCGACGGTACGAGGAGAGCGTTCCGGACGGACGGGCGTCGCTCGGTCCCGAGGAGTTCGGCCAAGGGGTGAGCCGCGATGAGTGA
- a CDS encoding cation:proton antiporter, whose product MALLDVGVMFAAIAVVGFVAKRLDQSVIPFYILAGMLLGPFVLGRIELPTAIELGEATLGPTLPSITEGEFIVIGAELGIVLLLFFLGLEFNLERLLAAKDRIGKVGTLDFVVNFGVGLALGFAIFRSLLPAFLVAGIVYISSSAIITKTLIDLEWIANDEAEPMLGTLVYEDLVIAVYLAVASALVLGGDDLADAAGGIGVAMAFILGLLVLVAYGTSFFERVLQTNSNEMIVLRAIGVTVLISGAALALGVSEAVAAFFVGMAFSPTEYVDDLEHLLEPLRDTFAAVFFFWIGLVTDPALFPAVAGLIAVAVVLTTPTKLVTGFLSGKVYGLNDRRSVRVGLGMTTRGEFSLIIAAIAASGAGLALTEATAGTIYAFAVGYVLVMSVLGTTFMRYSGAFERRVLSLRGSDEVGTTTDQHRSP is encoded by the coding sequence ATGGCGCTACTCGACGTCGGCGTAATGTTCGCCGCGATCGCGGTCGTCGGATTCGTCGCGAAACGGCTCGACCAGTCGGTGATCCCCTTCTACATCCTCGCGGGGATGTTGCTCGGACCGTTCGTCCTCGGACGGATCGAGCTGCCGACTGCGATCGAACTGGGGGAGGCGACGCTCGGCCCGACGCTCCCGTCGATCACGGAGGGTGAGTTCATCGTCATCGGGGCCGAACTCGGCATCGTCCTCCTCCTGTTCTTCCTCGGCCTGGAGTTCAACCTCGAACGGCTCCTCGCGGCGAAAGACCGAATCGGTAAAGTCGGGACGCTCGACTTCGTCGTGAACTTCGGAGTCGGATTGGCGCTCGGGTTCGCGATCTTCCGATCGCTGCTCCCCGCGTTCCTCGTCGCCGGTATCGTGTACATCTCTTCATCGGCGATCATCACAAAGACGCTGATCGACCTCGAGTGGATCGCCAACGACGAGGCTGAGCCGATGCTCGGGACGCTCGTCTACGAGGACCTCGTGATCGCCGTCTACCTCGCGGTCGCGAGCGCGCTCGTCCTCGGCGGTGACGACCTCGCCGACGCTGCGGGCGGGATCGGGGTCGCGATGGCGTTCATTCTCGGGCTGCTCGTGCTCGTCGCCTACGGGACCAGCTTCTTCGAGCGTGTCCTCCAGACGAACTCGAACGAGATGATCGTCCTGCGTGCCATCGGCGTGACGGTGCTGATCTCCGGCGCAGCACTCGCGCTCGGGGTGAGCGAGGCAGTAGCCGCCTTCTTCGTCGGCATGGCGTTCAGCCCGACGGAGTACGTCGACGATCTTGAACATCTCCTCGAACCACTTCGGGACACGTTCGCTGCCGTCTTCTTCTTCTGGATCGGGCTCGTGACCGACCCCGCGCTCTTTCCCGCGGTTGCCGGTCTGATCGCGGTCGCGGTGGTGCTCACGACCCCGACGAAGCTCGTCACCGGCTTCTTGAGTGGGAAGGTTTACGGGTTGAATGACCGCCGCTCGGTCCGGGTCGGCCTCGGGATGACCACCCGTGGGGAGTTCTCGCTGATCATCGCCGCGATCGCTGCGAGCGGCGCAGGTCTCGCGCTCACGGAGGCAACCGCTGGGACGATCTACGCCTTCGCCGTCGGCTACGTCCTCGTGATGAGCGTTCTTGGCACGACGTTCATGCGTTACTCGGGCGCCTTCGAGCGGCGGGTGCTCTCACTCCGGGGATCGGACGAAGTCGGGACGACCACCGATCAACACCGTTCGCCGTAA
- a CDS encoding cation:proton antiporter regulatory subunit has product MPFDVKETKLPGVGRKYEVLLDEDRTVATVIQPNGTRRVLYRDDPDEDYEELFELTDSQARTIGLFLVGAYYQPVAAKIAEETAGGEHIEWYSTTEDSTVEGKRLDEVGVEAETGATLLGIERAGKVLSTPPDGFVLEAGDRLIVIGTSEAHKRMNVSLGTA; this is encoded by the coding sequence ATGCCGTTCGACGTAAAGGAGACCAAACTCCCCGGGGTCGGAAGGAAGTACGAGGTCCTCCTCGACGAGGACCGGACCGTGGCGACCGTCATCCAGCCGAACGGAACCCGTCGCGTCCTCTACCGGGACGACCCGGACGAGGACTACGAGGAGCTATTCGAACTCACCGACTCGCAGGCACGCACGATCGGGCTCTTCCTCGTCGGGGCCTACTACCAGCCTGTCGCAGCGAAGATCGCCGAGGAAACCGCCGGAGGAGAACACATCGAGTGGTACTCGACCACCGAGGATTCCACCGTCGAGGGGAAGCGACTGGACGAGGTCGGCGTCGAGGCTGAAACGGGTGCGACACTCCTCGGCATCGAACGGGCGGGAAAGGTGCTCTCCACGCCGCCCGACGGGTTCGTCCTCGAGGCCGGCGATCGCCTGATCGTCATCGGCACGAGTGAGGCACACAAGCGGATGAACGTGTCACTCGGAACGGCGTGA
- a CDS encoding amino acid permease, giving the protein MSGGDGELARNLGFVEAMTMGGGTMIGAGIFILPGIAAEGAGPASSLSFAIGGLVALLAALSLAELATGMPIAGGSYHYVNRSLGSFFGSIVGWGMWTGLMFASAFYMIGFGQYFVEPLPFLDGRFLIILIGLAGLSFLVGVNYYGTEESSRFQNVMIGSETAIIIVYVAVGFFFIQPTNLEPFAPTGVSGIIATTGLIFVTFLGFEIIATVAEEVKNPGRNIPLTMILSVVSVTILYVIVMIVSTGVVPFDTLGDSLVPVSDVASVSMGSAGVVAIVVAAVIAAISSSNSSILAAARVVFAMGRDNLMSDWLNQTHSRFRTPHRAVMATGGVTALLVLAGLWVEEIIAVLAEVASFSFLVSYSLVHVAIIVMRRADPEDYQPSFTIPGLLYPAVPILGIVLSLLIVSQMEPVVVLIGFLIVLFGVAWYALYVRTRDVEDSLVGDAIVGRPGGPGEPEAYRVVVPISNPETQKGLLRLAAASANTHTEEGETPEIVTVNVIQVPSQTSLEQQLQFEEERVDVQRQLLRSAREAAEDMNVSLRTRAIVGRDVGRTILDVLEEEHADQVLIGSEGPKKTRQQVFGSNLDDVLRDAPCEVSIVNLKRERIGTPVALAGPGPHAQVAARRAFEFATIDGTRPTLLNVQRPVDEDDAPDPVDRGEAMIEEIAEAADLDPEEYDAKVVVDTDVESAILARIESYDTVCVGVSEQRSVSRLLFGSLAERIATEADGNVAMIRGPYEVHRSVREALVERLST; this is encoded by the coding sequence GTGAGCGGGGGCGACGGCGAACTCGCCCGCAATCTCGGCTTCGTGGAAGCGATGACGATGGGCGGCGGGACGATGATCGGGGCGGGTATTTTCATCCTCCCGGGGATCGCCGCCGAGGGGGCCGGCCCGGCGAGTTCGCTCTCCTTTGCGATCGGCGGGCTCGTCGCGCTGCTCGCGGCGCTCTCGCTCGCGGAACTCGCGACCGGGATGCCTATCGCAGGCGGCAGCTACCACTACGTCAATCGGTCGCTTGGCAGCTTCTTCGGCTCGATCGTCGGCTGGGGAATGTGGACGGGGCTGATGTTCGCGTCCGCGTTCTACATGATCGGGTTCGGCCAGTACTTCGTTGAGCCGCTCCCGTTCCTCGACGGGCGCTTTCTCATCATCCTCATCGGGCTCGCGGGGCTTTCGTTTCTCGTCGGGGTGAACTACTACGGCACCGAGGAGTCCAGCCGGTTCCAGAACGTCATGATCGGGAGCGAGACGGCGATCATCATCGTCTACGTCGCCGTCGGCTTCTTCTTCATCCAGCCGACGAACTTAGAGCCGTTCGCCCCAACCGGCGTGAGCGGGATAATCGCGACGACCGGACTCATCTTCGTCACGTTCCTCGGCTTCGAGATCATCGCCACCGTCGCCGAGGAGGTGAAGAACCCGGGTCGGAACATCCCGCTGACGATGATCCTCTCGGTCGTCTCGGTGACGATCCTCTACGTCATCGTTATGATCGTGAGCACCGGCGTCGTCCCGTTCGACACGCTGGGCGACTCACTCGTGCCGGTCTCTGACGTCGCGTCGGTGTCGATGGGCTCGGCCGGCGTGGTCGCGATCGTCGTGGCGGCGGTGATCGCGGCGATCTCGAGTTCGAACTCCTCGATCCTCGCGGCCGCACGCGTCGTCTTCGCGATGGGCCGGGACAACCTGATGAGCGACTGGCTCAACCAGACCCATAGCCGGTTCCGGACCCCCCACCGTGCCGTGATGGCGACGGGCGGTGTGACCGCGTTACTCGTCCTCGCCGGGCTGTGGGTCGAGGAGATCATCGCCGTTCTGGCGGAGGTGGCGAGCTTCAGCTTCCTCGTCTCGTATTCGCTGGTCCACGTCGCGATCATTGTCATGCGGCGGGCCGACCCGGAGGACTACCAGCCCTCGTTCACCATCCCCGGATTGCTCTACCCTGCGGTCCCGATCCTTGGGATCGTCCTCTCGCTGCTCATCGTCTCGCAGATGGAGCCGGTCGTCGTGCTGATCGGCTTCCTGATCGTCCTCTTCGGCGTCGCCTGGTACGCCCTCTACGTACGGACGCGCGACGTTGAGGACAGCCTCGTGGGCGATGCGATCGTCGGTCGACCGGGCGGGCCGGGCGAGCCGGAGGCCTACCGGGTCGTGGTCCCGATCTCGAACCCCGAGACACAGAAGGGGCTCCTCCGGCTTGCTGCCGCGAGTGCCAACACCCACACCGAGGAAGGCGAAACGCCAGAGATCGTCACAGTGAACGTCATCCAGGTCCCCTCACAGACGTCGCTCGAACAGCAGCTCCAGTTCGAGGAGGAGCGTGTCGATGTCCAGCGCCAGCTCCTCCGGAGCGCACGGGAGGCAGCCGAGGACATGAACGTCAGCCTAAGAACGCGTGCGATCGTCGGCCGCGATGTCGGACGGACGATCCTCGACGTGCTGGAGGAGGAACACGCCGATCAGGTGCTCATCGGCTCTGAGGGACCAAAGAAGACGCGCCAGCAGGTCTTCGGCTCAAACCTCGACGACGTTCTCCGGGACGCACCGTGTGAGGTCTCGATCGTGAACCTCAAGCGCGAGCGGATCGGGACGCCGGTCGCGCTCGCTGGCCCCGGTCCGCACGCGCAGGTGGCCGCCCGCCGCGCCTTCGAGTTCGCAACGATCGACGGGACGAGACCGACGCTCCTCAACGTCCAGCGACCGGTCGACGAGGATGACGCGCCGGACCCGGTCGACCGGGGGGAAGCGATGATCGAGGAGATCGCCGAGGCGGCGGACCTCGATCCGGAGGAATACGACGCGAAGGTCGTCGTCGACACCGACGTCGAGTCTGCGATCCTCGCACGGATCGAGAGCTACGACACGGTCTGTGTGGGCGTCTCGGAGCAGCGGTCGGTCTCGCGGCTCCTCTTCGGCTCGCTCGCCGAGCGGATCGCGACGGAGGCCGACGGGAACGTCGCGATGATCCGCGGGCCGTACGAGGTCCACCGGAGTGTCCGCGAGGCACTCGTCGAACGACTCTCGACCTGA
- a CDS encoding universal stress protein: MSTRSTLIPVDLQAAETVPEAVYDLVGSLHVVLFGYYPVPEQTPPAQAREAFGEDAGEHLETLAREFAARGVEVESVVVFTPDPSETIERVATDRECHSITFAGRTDSFDRVLVPIRGGTNLLRILEVTARLADREDLSVMLLNVAGDDRREAQATLFLRGAKEWLVDEEGVDPARIDTRIERSGDPVGTIVSVAAEFDAVVIGETKPSIRTLILGDLPRKVLDRVDCTVIVVRRDRPT; the protein is encoded by the coding sequence ATGTCCACACGATCCACGCTCATCCCGGTCGATCTCCAGGCGGCCGAAACGGTTCCGGAGGCCGTCTACGACCTCGTGGGATCCCTCCACGTCGTCCTCTTCGGCTACTACCCAGTTCCCGAACAGACCCCGCCGGCACAGGCCCGGGAGGCGTTCGGGGAGGATGCCGGTGAGCACCTCGAGACGCTCGCCCGGGAGTTCGCCGCACGCGGCGTCGAAGTCGAGTCGGTAGTTGTGTTCACGCCCGATCCCTCCGAGACGATCGAGCGAGTGGCCACGGACCGCGAGTGTCACTCGATCACGTTCGCCGGTAGGACTGATTCGTTCGATCGGGTACTCGTGCCGATTCGTGGTGGCACGAACCTCCTCCGAATCCTCGAAGTCACCGCACGGTTGGCCGATCGGGAGGACCTCTCGGTTATGCTGTTGAACGTGGCAGGCGACGACCGTCGGGAGGCCCAAGCCACCCTGTTCCTCCGTGGTGCGAAGGAGTGGCTCGTCGACGAGGAGGGCGTCGACCCCGCTCGGATCGACACTAGGATAGAGCGCTCGGGCGATCCGGTCGGGACGATCGTCTCCGTCGCGGCCGAGTTCGACGCGGTCGTAATCGGCGAGACGAAGCCATCGATACGGACGCTGATCCTCGGCGATCTCCCTCGGAAAGTCCTCGATAGGGTCGACTGCACGGTGATCGTCGTTAGGCGTGATCGACCGACCTGA